One Artemia franciscana chromosome 6, ASM3288406v1, whole genome shotgun sequence DNA window includes the following coding sequences:
- the LOC136027907 gene encoding LOW QUALITY PROTEIN: peptide methionine sulfoxide reductase-like (The sequence of the model RefSeq protein was modified relative to this genomic sequence to represent the inferred CDS: substituted 1 base at 1 genomic stop codon): MNRVAVDKAMMALTTKKATFGMSXFWFPEARFGAAPGVIRTRAGFSGGSKLNPTYRSLGDHTETVEVHYDETKTNYSKLLDVFWKYHDPTSKCSRQYMSVIFYHDAEQKELAERSMKAIEATSKRTIQTKILPAGIFYDAEDYHQKYILQQHPWLVDKIDLDTMNVEEMNNSYVAARLNGYIAGYGTPANFEQELPSLKLSEEVANYVRRQVASGRRYDC, encoded by the exons ATGAACCGCGTAGCTGTTGACAAAGCCATGATGGCTCTTACCACAAAGAAAGCCACTTTTGGAATGAGCTGATTTTGGTTCCCTGAGGCGCGCTTTGGCGCAGCCCCAGGGGTTATTCGCACCCGTGCCGGATTCTCAGGAGGCTCCAAACTGAACCCAACATACAGAAGTTT aGGAGATCACACTGAGACAGTCGAGGTACACTATGATGAAACCAAAACCAACTACTCAAAACTTCTAGATGTTTTTTGGAAGTATCATGATCCTACTTCAAAATGCTCCAGACAG TATATGTCGGTCATATTCTACCATGATGCCGAGCAAAAGGAATTAGCTGAAAGATCAATGAAGGCTATAGAAGCTACCTCCAAACGAACAATTCAAACAAAGATTCTACCTGCTGGCATTTTCTATGATGCTGAGGA CTATCATCAAAAATATATACTTCAACAGCACCCTTGGCTAGTGGATAAGATCGACTTGGATACAATGAATGTAGAAGAAATGAATAACTCGTATGTGGCTGCCCGTTTGAATGGCTATATTGCGGGCTATGGAACGCCCGCCAACTTTGAACAAGAGCTGCCATCTTTGAAACTATCAGAAGAAGTTGCTAATTATGTTAGACGACAAGTTGCTAGTGGAAGACGTTACGATTGCTAA